The sequence CGCCGCCGATGCGGCTGATCGGCGCGAATGCCTCGTCGGGATCGACGGCAACGTGGCGCGTGCGCGATTCGACGAAGCGGTTGCCGAAGCGTACCCCGCTCCAGTCGCGGCTCTCGCCTTTTGACGAGAAGGCGTCATACCAGCGGCTTTCGGCGATCTCACGCTCTTCATTGCGGATCGCCGCCGCAATCGCCTCGCGCATTCCGCGCGGTCGCACAGGGAACACCTCGATCGCCGAAGGATCCTGCACGACGGTCGGATGTTTGATCGACTCGATCAGCTTGCGGCCCACTCGCGCGTAGAGCGGCGTCACCAGCCCAAGCCACAGGCTCGAAAGGTTGGGCGTAAGGAAGGGCACCCGGATCATCACCCGCCGCAACCCGCGTTGCCGCGCGTACTCACGCATCAGATCGCCGTACGACACCCGGTCTGCGCCGCCGATCTCGAACACCCGGCTCTCTTCGAGCGGAACCTCCAGCGCGGCGACGAGGTAGGCGAGCAGATCGTCGACGGCGATCGGCTGCGCTTGGACTTCGACCCAGCGCGGCGTGATCATGACCGGTAGGCGCTCGACCAGCGCGCGGATCATTTCGAACGAAAGGCTCCCTGACCCGAGCACGATCGAGGCCCGCAACTCGAGCACGGTGACGCCGGACTTGCGCAGCACGTTGCCGACCTCGTGCCGGCTTCTCAGGTGCGGCGATAAGTCGTCGCCGCGCCCCAGCCCGCCGAGATACACGATTCGCCTCACCCCGGCTCGACGGGCCGCCTCCCCGAAGTTGCCGGCCGCGATCCGGTCTTGCTCTTCGAAGTCCCGACCGGAGCCCATCGAGTGGATGAGGTAGTAGGCCGTCTCGACCCCTTCGAACGCCGCCCTGAGTGTCTCGGGCTCGAGCGCGTCGCCCTCGACCACCTCGGTCGTTGCCCCCACCTGCGAATCCAGCACTGCCCGACGGCGGGCAAGGCAACGCAGCGGGCGTCCTTGCTCCTCGAGCCGTCGGCGCAGCCTCCCGCCGACATACCCGGTTGCGCCCGTAAGGAGAACAAGGCCGATCATGGCGATTCCCTCAATCCCGTCATAAGTGTTCGGCCCGAGGTGGTGACCGTATGGCTGCGCCGTTTAATGCTCAACGAAAAGCCCTCTGGCGACGTCTGATACCGTCAGCGGCGTCTCAGCCAGCATGCGCAGCGCGGCGTAGCAGGCCCGGATTGCATGATCCTCGTAGGCCAGCGGGGCGCCGAAGAGCGCCATAATCCCGTCGCCCATTACCTGGTTGACAGTGCCCTCGTAGCGATGCACGGCCTCCATCATCCGTTCAAGTACGGGATCGAGAATCGTTCGCGCCTCCTCGGGGTCGCGATCCGCTAACAACTCCATCGAGTCCTTCAGGTCGGCAAAAAGCACGGTGACTTGCTTGCATTCGCCTTCACGGGCCGTCTTCGAGGTAAAGATCTTCTCGGCGGGGGTGAAGCGCAACAGCAATTGCGATGATGTTGTGAAAGATGTAGTCATCGTGTGAACGACTTTCCGATTTGTCCTTCCTGGTGGCCTTTTCGCTGGAGTTTACCTGTGGCCATATGCGCCTGGAGTGTCCGGGTGGAACGTCACGTCGGATGCTGCCGCCTGCGCTGGATAGAGATGAACGGCCAGCCACATTGCACCGTGTGAGGTGCGCTCCACGGTGTGAGGCACGCCCGCCGGTAAGAACAGATGATCGCCAGGTTTAAGTGCAATGGACTGTCCGGCGACTTGAAGGACGGCTTCGCCTTTGACGAGGACAACCCATTCATCCTGAGGCTGGACGTACTCACGAGGAGTGATGGCTGAAGAACTGACGATTCGCTCCACAACAAGGTTCTTGTGGCTGAGGAGCGTATCGACGCGCTCTCCTTCATGAGGAGGCTCTGCATCGGTGAAGAGGTTGTGAGTTCGCATGCTTCAGCTCTGTTGGCGTCTAATGAGTCTGTAGAAAAACCGTAATTGCCGGAGTGTGGTTGTTTCTACAGCCTCGACGCCGGCGCTCATCGGTGCCGAGCGAACGAAGTGAGGGAGGGAACCCGAGCGCGTAGCGCGAGGGCGTCCGAGTGGAGTGCCTGGTTATGCCCGCATTCATGGCGTCTTGGAGAACTGGAGGCTTTGCAGAAACTGTTCGCCCTCAGCGAACAGTTCTTTTGCGTCAAACGCCGGTACATACCTGGCCGAATAGAAGACGTCCACTGCAGCCGACTTATCCTGCGGGTGCTGGCAGAACCTCCCGATGACGCGCATGACTAGGAACTCGTGGCTCCCCTTATTCGGAGCGTTCCGATCAGAAGCTGAAAGACGGTATCGAACGCAAGAGTCGTTTTCGTCCTCTATCGCAAATGATGACGACGTATCGGAGTAACGGCCCGGTTCACCCCATTGCTCTTTCTTGGATCGCACGAACGCGACAAGAGCTTCCTTGCTCTCTAACGTGGACCGGAGCCTCCCCTCAAGAGCGCCAACGTAGAAGGACACCATGCGAGAATCGGTTTTCTTGAGGTAAGTGATTTCGCTCTTCCCGAACTTTTCAAGCCACGTAGAGCCTTGTGGCGGGAGGAACGAGAACCCGTTGGTGCTGAAGATGCGCTCTCGGCTTGTCCGGGGAACAAAGTCTGACGCGCTTGCGCGTATAGCGAATCCCGCAAGCACGATCGCGAGGGCTACAGAGAGAAATCTAGTGACCATACGGGCATACCCATCACGTAAGCTGACCAGCCTATCTCAACCAACCGTTTCTTAAGCTAGGGTAGATGGTATTACCTTTTCGCATAGTTGGCAAACAATTCCTATGAATCCTGACGACGGCAAACGCCGCACCTATGTCAGCTTATCCCACCCTCCGCAACGAGCCACCCAAACCGCTTCCGAGTCTATCAACAGGGCGTTGGCCTCTCCTGTCGCTGCGATTCAAGGGATGGGTATAGATCATCGTGGCACTGACATCCCGATGACCCAATAGCTCCAAGACCCTCCAGATATCGTAGCCATCTTCCAGCAGATAGGTAGCAAGGGAGTGTCGAACATTGCTGGAAGTGGCGGCTGGGGGCGGTGACGGGGCCATGCTGGAGTTGCGGTTGCCAGAGGTGCTCGGCGACGATCTGGCGATCGACGCCCTCGTCTGCGAGGAGGTTCATGCTGCCTTGTCAGGTATAGGGTGTCACATCGGCCCGGAGCGCTCGGGCGGTGAATTGTAACGCGTCGAGCACAGCCTCGCGCGGCGGCCCATGCCGCCGAGAATTTGATATGAGCGGTCGGCGCGGGCTTGGCCCCGCGCGGAGGATGATGGACTACACTGTAGCGCGCGGCCAAGCCGGTGGAGGTCCGCTTGATGGAAGGGTTAGCCGCCGTGTTTATGGGAGCACTTGTTGCGCCGGGGCGGAAAGTACCACCACGCTGCGACTA is a genomic window of Candidatus Methylomirabilis lanthanidiphila containing:
- a CDS encoding Cupin domain protein; translation: MRTHNLFTDAEPPHEGERVDTLLSHKNLVVERIVSSSAITPREYVQPQDEWVVLVKGEAVLQVAGQSIALKPGDHLFLPAGVPHTVERTSHGAMWLAVHLYPAQAAASDVTFHPDTPGAYGHR
- the cyaA gene encoding Adenylate cyclase 1 — its product is MTTSFTTSSQLLLRFTPAEKIFTSKTAREGECKQVTVLFADLKDSMELLADRDPEEARTILDPVLERMMEAVHRYEGTVNQVMGDGIMALFGAPLAYEDHAIRACYAALRMLAETPLTVSDVARGLFVEH
- a CDS encoding NAD-dependent epimerase/dehydratase gives rise to the protein MIGLVLLTGATGYVGGRLRRRLEEQGRPLRCLARRRAVLDSQVGATTEVVEGDALEPETLRAAFEGVETAYYLIHSMGSGRDFEEQDRIAAGNFGEAARRAGVRRIVYLGGLGRGDDLSPHLRSRHEVGNVLRKSGVTVLELRASIVLGSGSLSFEMIRALVERLPVMITPRWVEVQAQPIAVDDLLAYLVAALEVPLEESRVFEIGGADRVSYGDLMREYARQRGLRRVMIRVPFLTPNLSSLWLGLVTPLYARVGRKLIESIKHPTVVQDPSAIEVFPVRPRGMREAIAAAIRNEEREIAESRWYDAFSSKGESRDWSGVRFGNRFVESRTRHVAVDPDEAFAPISRIGGETGWYAYNWLWRLRGFLDLLSGGVGIRRGRPSTQQIRIGDALDFWRVERYEPGRLLRLSAEVKLPGRAWLEFEVRPHDGGSAIRQTALFDPVGLSGLAYWYLLHPLHRLVFSAMIDSIAREAAAGRRPARTASP